Part of the Geobacter pickeringii genome, GTTGAGGGAATTGTACGGTGGACGCGAAACCCCTTCGTGACGGGTGGTGAAGCCGTGGGCCGAAACCGCGGCGGCGGTGAAGAGGGCCGGCTCCAGATAGTGAACCTTGTCGGCTCGTTTCATCTCCATGGGTAGACTCCTTGTGAAGAACGGGGGGCGGTACGGCAGGTACAGGCTGCTTACGCCCCCTGCGCCGCCCCCTCGAGATAGGTGATTATCCGTGCCATATCCTCTGGCAGCTCCGTGTCGAACTCCATATACTCGCCGCTGACCGGATGGAGGAAGCCGAGGGTCTTGGCGTGGAGGGCCTGGCGGTCGAGCTGGCGCACGAGCGCCCTGAGGCGGGGGTCCCGCAGGTCGTTGACCCGGCCGCCGGCACCGTAGACCTCGTCCCCCACCAGGGGGTGGCCCGCCTCGGCCAGATGGACCCGGATCTGGTGGGTCCGGCCGGTCTCCAGCCGGAGCTGGACGAGGGTCATGCCGGGGTAGCGGCCGAGGACCTTCCAGTGGGTGACGGCGTGCTTGCCGCGGCGCGCCTTCCCCGACATCCGTTTCCGGTCCACCGGGTGGCGGCCGATGGCCCCCTCGATCCGCCCCTTGTCCTGACGGAGCGTGCCGAAGGCGAGGGCCAGATAGACGCGCTTCACGGCGTGGTCCCGGAACTGGCGGGAGAGCCCCTCGTGGGCCC contains:
- a CDS encoding RluA family pseudouridine synthase: MESRFELTVSTEGEPERLDQFVARSVEGLTRSAAQRLIEEGRVSVAGEVAKPSLKLKGGERVVVEVPPPVAATPVGEEIPLDILYEDGDVVVVNKPAGMVVHPAAGNPTGTLVNALIAHCTDLSGVGGELRPGIVHRIDKDTSGVLVVAKNDRAHEGLSRQFRDHAVKRVYLALAFGTLRQDKGRIEGAIGRHPVDRKRMSGKARRGKHAVTHWKVLGRYPGMTLVQLRLETGRTHQIRVHLAEAGHPLVGDEVYGAGGRVNDLRDPRLRALVRQLDRQALHAKTLGFLHPVSGEYMEFDTELPEDMARIITYLEGAAQGA